Proteins found in one Amycolatopsis umgeniensis genomic segment:
- a CDS encoding acyl-CoA reductase, with protein MSLNQRFPLSDAIEVDKLVEELRAEPVGGRLRVGDPRVVEFLTKFARKLLAPATARRFPELASLGFFLRKGEIAKALSTLETSGDALRFPRGLVFHVPPANVDTIFVYSWALSALAGNHNVVRVSSRSAGAAETVLEALNAALSEVDAETAAAITATQRMVTYDRSDAISGALSVAADLRVIWGGDASVAALRKYPLAPHARDLTFPDRSSFAVASVRGWQNASEAERRGAAEGFYNDSYWFDQAACSSPRAVFWVGDEAGAREAGQEFRKLLAEVLATKQHVTEPAMAVQKRVSAYGAAVDGLVSGIEFQGNGIATLELADPAILPREWLGAGTFANARVDTLSDLVPIVLRKDQTVGQFGFSKEELTQFVTELAGRGVDRVVPFGSALTFSAIWDGYDLLTEFSRLVTVQA; from the coding sequence ATGAGCCTGAACCAGCGTTTCCCGCTTTCGGACGCCATCGAGGTCGACAAGCTCGTCGAAGAGCTGCGTGCCGAGCCAGTCGGCGGACGGCTGCGCGTCGGAGACCCGCGCGTCGTCGAGTTCCTGACGAAGTTCGCGCGCAAGCTGCTCGCGCCCGCGACCGCCCGCCGCTTCCCGGAACTGGCGTCGCTCGGTTTCTTCCTGCGCAAGGGAGAGATCGCCAAGGCACTGTCCACTTTGGAGACTTCCGGCGACGCGCTGCGCTTCCCGCGCGGGCTCGTCTTCCACGTGCCGCCCGCCAACGTCGACACGATCTTCGTGTACTCGTGGGCGCTTTCCGCGCTCGCGGGCAATCACAACGTCGTCCGCGTGTCCTCGCGTTCGGCAGGCGCCGCCGAAACGGTGCTGGAGGCGCTCAACGCCGCACTGTCCGAAGTGGACGCCGAAACCGCCGCCGCGATCACCGCGACCCAGCGCATGGTCACCTACGACCGCAGCGACGCGATCAGCGGCGCGCTGTCGGTCGCGGCGGACCTGCGAGTGATCTGGGGCGGCGACGCCTCGGTCGCGGCGCTGCGCAAGTACCCGCTGGCGCCGCACGCGCGCGACCTGACCTTCCCGGACCGGTCCTCGTTCGCGGTCGCGTCGGTGCGCGGCTGGCAGAACGCCTCCGAGGCCGAGCGGCGAGGCGCGGCCGAGGGTTTCTACAACGACTCGTACTGGTTCGACCAGGCCGCCTGCTCGTCACCGCGCGCGGTGTTCTGGGTCGGCGACGAAGCGGGCGCTCGCGAAGCAGGGCAGGAGTTCCGGAAGCTGCTCGCCGAGGTCCTCGCGACGAAACAGCACGTCACCGAGCCCGCGATGGCCGTCCAGAAGCGGGTTTCGGCGTACGGCGCGGCCGTCGACGGGCTCGTCAGCGGTATCGAGTTCCAGGGCAACGGCATCGCGACGCTCGAGTTGGCCGACCCCGCGATCCTCCCGCGCGAATGGCTCGGTGCGGGCACTTTCGCCAACGCGCGGGTGGACACGCTTTCCGACCTCGTTCCGATCGTGCTCCGCAAAGATCAAACCGTCGGCCAATTCGGCTTCAGCAAAGAAGAATTGACGCAATTCGTGACGGAATTGGCGGGGCGCGGCGTCGACCGTGTCGTTCCCTTCGGATCGGCCCTGACGTTCTCCGCGATTTGGGACGGCTACGATCTGCTGACCGAGTTCAGCCGACTGGTGACCGTACAGGCCTGA
- a CDS encoding lysylphosphatidylglycerol synthase domain-containing protein encodes MTTVETPEGESPVAVKQPKSTKAKVLDVVRWVAILLVIAFAAKTLVANWGEFWRTLSDVAWESSTLSLLALIAAIMVSTYGWQVMVDDLGKPIGYARGAQICLVGSLGKYVPGSVWAYLLQMELGRKAGLARARIFTGSLIQLGVGVVSALVVSLLAAPAVFSNSPRAMWLFVLIPVGLAMLHPKVLTWGTSLVLRILRRPPLDHRLSWSVVGKVFGSSTAAWALQGVHLWLLANSVGTPGFSGFVLCVGAMAVAMTVGTFAFILPSGVGVREVAQVAVLTASGLTVVQATAFAIASRVMFTVADLITAGAAALSARLATSRV; translated from the coding sequence GTGACGACCGTCGAAACGCCCGAAGGGGAGTCTCCGGTTGCGGTAAAGCAACCGAAATCCACCAAGGCGAAGGTCCTCGACGTCGTTCGCTGGGTCGCCATCCTGCTGGTCATCGCTTTCGCGGCGAAGACACTTGTCGCCAATTGGGGTGAATTCTGGCGGACGTTGTCCGACGTCGCCTGGGAATCCTCCACGTTGAGCCTGCTCGCGCTCATCGCCGCGATCATGGTGTCGACCTACGGCTGGCAGGTCATGGTCGACGACCTCGGCAAGCCGATCGGCTACGCCCGCGGCGCGCAGATCTGCCTCGTCGGCTCGCTCGGCAAGTACGTGCCGGGTTCGGTGTGGGCGTACCTGCTGCAGATGGAACTGGGCCGCAAGGCCGGGCTCGCCAGGGCCCGGATCTTCACCGGTTCGCTGATCCAGCTCGGCGTCGGCGTGGTGTCGGCGCTGGTCGTCTCGCTGCTCGCGGCCCCCGCGGTGTTCAGCAACAGCCCGCGCGCGATGTGGCTGTTCGTGCTCATCCCGGTCGGGCTCGCGATGCTGCATCCGAAGGTGCTGACCTGGGGCACGTCGCTCGTGCTGCGCATCCTGCGCCGCCCGCCGCTCGATCACCGGTTGAGCTGGTCGGTGGTGGGGAAGGTCTTCGGTTCGTCGACGGCGGCGTGGGCGTTGCAGGGCGTGCACCTGTGGCTGCTGGCGAACTCCGTCGGCACGCCGGGGTTCAGCGGCTTCGTGCTGTGTGTCGGCGCGATGGCGGTCGCGATGACCGTCGGGACGTTCGCGTTCATCCTGCCGAGCGGGGTCGGCGTCCGTGAGGTCGCGCAGGTCGCCGTGCTGACCGCGTCGGGCCTCACCGTCGTCCAGGCGACGGCGTTCGCCATCGCCTCACGGGTCATGTTCACCGTCGCCGACCTGATCACCGCCGGCGCCGCCGCCCTCTCGGCGCGCCTCGCCACTTCCCGCGTTTAG